A window of the Polaribacter batillariae genome harbors these coding sequences:
- a CDS encoding universal stress protein → MKHILVPIGSTESAQKTLQYAIDFAEDVNSKVFVFRAYSSQSKAGTMINVDAIIERETNLYLKTMVNACNRKNVDIKLISAKGNVVDSVEAIDSELGIDLIVVGAKSNSIKEEIFLGKTAGSLVKQTEIPVLAVPDGYEYAPISTVLMAFKSGKIKSKTVLKPLQFIIDKFQVDVNLLLVKTPNYKEEDLILHEDLKAIQGTLTVTENSTTFQGVLEHIKTHNPDLLCVFKRKRGFFKKLWEKNTILKEEFNSRVPLLVLKGK, encoded by the coding sequence ATGAAACATATTTTAGTACCTATAGGATCTACAGAAAGTGCACAAAAAACCTTACAATATGCTATTGATTTTGCAGAAGATGTAAATTCTAAAGTTTTTGTTTTTAGAGCATACAGCTCTCAATCTAAAGCTGGCACAATGATTAATGTTGATGCCATTATAGAGCGCGAAACAAATTTGTATTTAAAAACAATGGTAAATGCTTGCAATCGAAAAAACGTAGATATTAAACTAATTTCCGCAAAAGGAAATGTTGTAGATAGTGTAGAAGCGATTGATAGTGAATTAGGGATAGATTTAATAGTTGTTGGTGCAAAAAGCAATTCGATTAAAGAAGAAATTTTTTTAGGAAAAACTGCTGGAAGTTTAGTAAAACAAACAGAAATACCTGTTTTGGCAGTTCCAGATGGATATGAATATGCCCCAATATCTACAGTTTTAATGGCTTTTAAGTCTGGAAAAATTAAAAGTAAAACTGTCTTAAAACCACTACAGTTTATTATTGATAAGTTTCAGGTGGATGTAAATTTATTATTGGTAAAAACACCCAATTATAAAGAAGAAGATTTAATACTACATGAAGATTTAAAGGCAATACAAGGTACGTTAACGGTTACTGAAAACTCTACAACTTTTCAAGGTGTTTTGGAACATATTAAAACACATAACCCAGATTTATTATGTGTTTTTAAACGCAAAAGAGGTTTCTTTAAAAAACTTTGGGAGAAAAATACCATTCTTAAAGAAGAGTTTAATTCTAGGGTTCCTTTGTTGGTTTTAAAAGGGAAGTAA
- a CDS encoding PD-(D/E)XK nuclease family protein has product MQSFISETLDDILKTTTSFENVLFVLPSQRAKVFVKQTLKDKISIGFLPEILNIEQFVQQVSGIEKVDNIQLLFHFYTIYKSVEENPDLFDVFSSWAFTVLQDFNELDQHLIDTKEIFVYLRDIQRLKKWSVTGTFKETELVKDHYAFLERLHKYYPVFYAFLLEKKIGYQGIMYREASKKIVAFLEENSNKKIFFIGFNALNKAEEFLFQKVLENGNSEIYWDLDEAFFKSNHQAGTFIRKYKKEWKYYEKHDLKTLGNSFSEPKNIQVIGASKNTTQIKYAGEILEQFENFNNTALVMADETLLPITLNSLPKNINAINITMGYPLKDIPTTTLIFSIFQLFTSQEKLQKTATNEFYYKDVVRFFKNQAIYKLLIEKETAIVDDFCDKIARENLTFISKKTIDQLLEKSNKEIRKVVGTIFTPFSSILDFIERILDLIYLLKEETTDLEKEYLFRFYTVFTQLKNLHLEYNYFQDLKTLALFFRQLIATETLSFQGEPLKGLQLMGMLETRVLDFENVILTSTNEGVLPASSQQNSFIPFDVKVAFGLPTYREKDAIFSYHFFRLLQRAKNVFILYNTEHDVFGSGEKSRFVTQLEMLKPGIVQKIVSPEVVSENIKLKQVCKNKSIFEPLKTLAEKGISPSAFTNYLHNPISFYKQKILKLKEFDDVEETVAFNTLGTVVHETLDELYTPFVGKFLSAENVLKMEGKAKNLVEKHFKTHFKNGDISTGKNRLIFEVANRFVMNFLQQEKKSVLNTNNQLKILATEENLATEITIDGIDFPIKIHGQVDRVDQLNGEFRIIDYKTGMVDASNLRVVNYNDLREDKFHKAIQVLLYALLFTRSKNYDFKQPLTAGIYSFKNLNKGFLSINFSSNYRQPDTLITQEKLNEFLEEIKQYIKEIYNPEIAFIEPADLKY; this is encoded by the coding sequence ATGCAATCTTTTATTTCCGAAACTTTAGACGATATTTTAAAAACGACCACTTCTTTTGAGAACGTACTATTTGTATTGCCTTCTCAAAGAGCAAAAGTATTTGTAAAACAGACGCTAAAAGATAAAATTTCTATCGGTTTTTTGCCTGAAATTTTAAATATCGAACAATTTGTACAACAAGTTTCTGGCATAGAAAAAGTAGATAACATTCAGTTATTATTTCACTTTTATACGATTTATAAAAGCGTAGAAGAAAATCCAGATTTGTTTGATGTTTTCTCTTCTTGGGCGTTTACGGTTTTGCAAGATTTTAACGAACTCGACCAACATTTAATAGATACAAAAGAAATTTTTGTGTATTTAAGAGACATTCAACGATTAAAAAAATGGTCGGTTACAGGCACATTTAAAGAAACAGAATTGGTAAAAGACCACTATGCTTTTTTAGAAAGATTGCATAAATATTATCCTGTTTTTTACGCTTTTTTATTGGAAAAAAAGATAGGATATCAAGGAATTATGTACAGAGAAGCTTCAAAAAAAATAGTTGCTTTTTTAGAAGAAAATTCCAATAAAAAAATATTCTTTATCGGTTTTAATGCTTTAAACAAAGCAGAAGAATTCTTGTTTCAAAAAGTATTAGAAAATGGAAATTCAGAGATTTATTGGGACTTGGATGAAGCATTTTTTAAATCCAATCATCAAGCAGGTACTTTTATTAGAAAGTATAAAAAAGAGTGGAAATATTACGAAAAACACGATTTAAAAACACTTGGTAATTCATTTTCTGAACCGAAAAACATTCAAGTAATTGGGGCTTCTAAAAACACGACTCAAATAAAATATGCAGGAGAAATTTTAGAGCAGTTCGAAAATTTTAATAATACTGCTTTGGTAATGGCAGACGAAACGTTGTTGCCAATTACGCTAAATTCACTTCCTAAAAACATCAATGCCATTAACATTACTATGGGATATCCGTTAAAAGATATTCCAACAACAACGTTAATTTTTTCGATATTTCAGTTGTTTACTTCTCAAGAAAAGTTGCAAAAAACTGCCACCAATGAGTTTTACTACAAAGATGTTGTTCGGTTTTTTAAAAATCAGGCGATTTATAAATTACTAATAGAAAAAGAAACTGCCATTGTAGATGATTTTTGCGATAAAATTGCCAGAGAAAATTTAACCTTTATTTCAAAAAAAACCATAGACCAATTATTAGAAAAGAGTAATAAAGAAATAAGAAAAGTTGTAGGTACTATTTTTACTCCATTTTCTTCAATTTTAGATTTTATTGAGCGAATTTTAGACCTTATTTATCTGTTAAAAGAAGAAACTACAGATTTAGAAAAAGAATATTTATTCCGTTTTTATACGGTTTTTACACAGTTAAAAAACTTGCATTTAGAATATAATTATTTTCAAGATTTAAAAACCTTAGCCTTATTTTTTAGACAGTTAATTGCCACAGAAACCTTGTCTTTCCAAGGAGAACCGTTAAAAGGATTGCAATTAATGGGCATGTTAGAAACACGTGTGCTAGATTTCGAAAACGTAATTTTAACATCTACAAACGAAGGCGTTTTACCCGCAAGTTCGCAACAAAATTCGTTTATTCCTTTTGATGTAAAAGTCGCTTTTGGTTTGCCAACTTACAGAGAAAAAGATGCTATTTTTTCGTATCATTTTTTTAGATTATTACAAAGAGCAAAAAACGTTTTTATTTTATACAATACAGAACACGACGTTTTTGGAAGCGGAGAAAAAAGCCGCTTTGTAACTCAATTAGAAATGTTAAAACCTGGCATTGTTCAAAAAATAGTTTCGCCAGAAGTGGTTTCAGAAAATATTAAATTAAAACAAGTTTGTAAAAACAAATCGATTTTCGAGCCATTAAAAACATTGGCAGAAAAAGGAATTTCTCCTTCTGCTTTTACGAATTATTTGCACAATCCTATTTCGTTTTACAAACAGAAAATTTTAAAACTAAAAGAGTTCGACGACGTTGAAGAAACTGTAGCTTTTAACACATTAGGAACCGTTGTTCACGAAACTTTAGACGAATTATACACCCCATTTGTGGGCAAATTTTTAAGTGCAGAAAATGTTTTAAAAATGGAAGGTAAAGCGAAAAATTTGGTAGAAAAACACTTTAAAACTCATTTTAAAAATGGAGACATTTCTACTGGAAAAAACCGCTTAATTTTTGAAGTTGCAAATCGATTTGTGATGAATTTTTTACAGCAAGAAAAAAAGTCGGTATTAAACACAAATAATCAGCTTAAAATTTTAGCCACAGAAGAAAATTTAGCCACAGAAATAACCATTGATGGCATTGATTTTCCAATAAAAATACACGGACAAGTAGATCGAGTAGATCAGTTGAATGGCGAGTTTCGAATTATAGATTACAAAACAGGAATGGTAGATGCGTCGAATTTAAGAGTTGTAAATTACAACGATTTACGAGAAGATAAATTCCACAAAGCCATTCAGGTTTTATTGTACGCATTGTTGTTTACAAGAAGTAAAAACTACGATTTTAAACAACCGTTAACAGCAGGAATTTATTCCTTTAAAAATTTAAACAAAGGGTTTTTATCTATTAATTTCTCGTCTAATTACAGGCAACCAGATACATTAATAACCCAAGAAAAATTAAACGAATTTTTAGAAGAAATAAAACAATACATTAAAGAAATTTACAACCCAGAAATAGCTTTTATTGAACCTGCAGATTTAAAGTATTAA
- a CDS encoding nitrilase family protein: protein MKNELKIVGIQADLVWENPAKNIAFFEQEIEKLNSDVDLIVLPEMFTSGFTMHPENVAEKMDGCTISWLQKIASKKQTAICGSLVIKRSFESDQDNIRYYNKFVFVFPSGEIETYDKRHSFTLAGEDKVYTSGCKKLIIEYKGWKICPLICYDLRFPVWARNTENYDLLLFIANWPVVRIKAWDTLLRARAIENMCYVMGVNRTGKDANNYQYSGNSLIIDYLGKELSSLGENEVGNITATIFKDKQESVREKLGFLNDRDYFSVQI from the coding sequence ATGAAAAACGAATTAAAAATTGTGGGTATTCAGGCTGATTTGGTTTGGGAAAATCCGGCTAAAAACATTGCTTTTTTTGAACAAGAAATCGAAAAGTTAAACTCGGATGTAGATTTGATTGTTTTGCCAGAAATGTTTACTTCTGGTTTTACCATGCATCCAGAAAATGTTGCCGAAAAAATGGATGGTTGTACGATTTCTTGGTTGCAAAAAATAGCTTCTAAAAAACAAACAGCTATTTGTGGTAGTTTGGTGATTAAGAGATCTTTCGAATCCGATCAAGATAACATTAGATATTATAATAAATTTGTGTTTGTTTTTCCTTCTGGAGAAATTGAAACATATGATAAAAGACATTCTTTTACTTTGGCTGGAGAAGATAAAGTGTACACCTCTGGTTGTAAAAAACTGATTATCGAATACAAAGGGTGGAAAATTTGCCCGTTAATTTGTTATGATTTGCGTTTTCCTGTTTGGGCAAGAAATACCGAAAATTACGATTTATTATTGTTTATAGCCAATTGGCCTGTTGTAAGAATAAAAGCTTGGGATACGCTTTTAAGAGCGCGTGCAATTGAAAACATGTGTTATGTTATGGGTGTAAATAGAACAGGAAAAGATGCGAATAATTACCAATATTCTGGAAATTCTTTAATTATAGATTATTTAGGTAAAGAACTTTCTTCTTTAGGTGAAAATGAAGTTGGAAATATTACTGCAACTATTTTTAAGGACAAGCAAGAAAGTGTGAGAGAAAAATTGGGGTTTTTAAATGATCGAGATTATTTTTCAGTTCAAATTTAA
- a CDS encoding acyl-ACP desaturase, with product MSTIKNIRKEVMLQLEKSMNTFMERYLIPAEKIWQPTDFLPNSQKDSFITEVEEIREISKELHDDFWVVLVGDTITEEALPTYESWLLDLDGVSQDPDNSWAKWVRTWTAEENRHGDTLNKYLYLSGRVNMREVEISTQHLIADGFDIGTSTDPYKNFVYTTFQELATYVSHNNVAKIARKKGHKALAKMSKIIAGDEMRHHQAYAHFVKEIFKIDPSEMMLAFQHMMKHKIVMPAMHLRESFGAKGSLFDDFSAVAQRIGVYTGFDYVDILRKLNTMWEIDKITNLTPEAEKARDYLMKLPDRMYRITERIVIPDTKFNFKWMIPA from the coding sequence ATGTCCACAATTAAAAATATTAGAAAAGAAGTAATGTTGCAGCTAGAAAAAAGCATGAATACCTTTATGGAAAGGTATTTAATTCCTGCAGAAAAAATCTGGCAACCAACAGACTTTTTACCAAACTCGCAAAAAGATTCGTTTATTACCGAAGTCGAAGAAATAAGAGAAATCTCTAAAGAATTGCACGACGATTTTTGGGTAGTTTTGGTAGGAGACACCATTACAGAAGAAGCCTTACCCACCTACGAATCTTGGTTGTTAGATTTAGACGGAGTAAGCCAAGACCCAGACAACAGCTGGGCAAAATGGGTAAGAACCTGGACCGCAGAAGAAAACAGGCATGGAGACACACTAAACAAGTACTTGTATTTATCGGGTCGTGTAAATATGCGAGAAGTAGAAATTTCTACACAACATTTAATTGCAGATGGTTTCGATATTGGAACCTCTACAGATCCCTACAAAAACTTTGTATATACAACATTTCAAGAATTGGCAACCTATGTTTCTCATAACAATGTAGCAAAAATAGCACGTAAAAAAGGCCACAAAGCCTTAGCAAAAATGTCTAAAATTATTGCTGGAGACGAAATGCGTCATCACCAAGCATACGCACATTTTGTAAAAGAAATTTTTAAAATCGATCCAAGTGAAATGATGTTGGCTTTCCAACACATGATGAAACATAAAATCGTAATGCCAGCAATGCATTTGCGCGAATCTTTTGGCGCAAAAGGCAGTTTATTCGACGATTTCTCTGCAGTAGCCCAAAGAATAGGCGTTTATACAGGTTTCGATTACGTAGATATTTTAAGAAAATTAAACACCATGTGGGAAATTGATAAGATTACAAACCTTACCCCAGAAGCAGAAAAAGCGAGAGATTATCTAATGAAATTACCAGACAGAATGTACAGAATTACAGAAAGAATTGTAATTCCAGATACCAAGTTTAATTTCAAATGGATGATTCCTGCATAG
- a CDS encoding lysophospholipid acyltransferase family protein — protein sequence MKIVSYMLSPIFVLVFFLLLIIFHPLQWLSLNIFGHKAHDAVVAALNFSLVKSMLIIGVPIRLINKYKIPEDTSVIFVSNHQSTFDIPPIGWFFRKQHPKFVAKIELGKGIPSVSYNLRNGGAALINRKDPKQAISELVNFSKRINKNKWGAIIFPEGTRSRNGKPKKFAINGLKVITKYNKEGYIVPLTINNSWKVFKYGKFPLGLGSPITITTHEPIKIGSLPFEELLEKTEKVIKEHIK from the coding sequence ATGAAAATAGTAAGTTACATGCTATCACCAATCTTTGTATTGGTGTTTTTTTTATTGCTAATTATCTTTCATCCATTACAATGGTTAAGTTTAAATATATTTGGTCATAAAGCACACGATGCAGTTGTTGCTGCTTTAAACTTTTCCCTAGTAAAATCGATGCTAATAATTGGAGTTCCAATAAGACTGATTAACAAATACAAAATACCAGAAGATACTTCTGTCATATTCGTATCAAACCATCAATCTACGTTCGATATTCCGCCAATAGGATGGTTTTTTAGAAAACAACACCCAAAATTTGTCGCAAAAATCGAATTAGGAAAAGGCATTCCAAGCGTATCTTACAATTTAAGAAATGGAGGTGCAGCACTAATCAACAGAAAAGACCCAAAACAAGCAATTAGCGAATTGGTAAATTTTTCAAAGAGAATCAACAAAAATAAATGGGGAGCCATTATTTTTCCAGAAGGTACAAGAAGTAGAAATGGCAAACCCAAAAAATTTGCTATTAATGGCTTAAAAGTAATCACAAAATATAATAAAGAAGGCTATATTGTGCCTTTAACCATAAATAACTCGTGGAAAGTTTTTAAATACGGAAAATTTCCACTAGGTTTAGGTAGCCCAATAACCATTACCACACACGAGCCAATAAAAATCGGTTCTTTACCGTTTGAAGAATTATTAGAAAAAACAGAAAAGGTAATTAAAGAACACATAAAATAA
- a CDS encoding TonB-dependent receptor — MKHFKNLLFVLLFFVTATVLGQTKLTGKVVDETNQPLPGASVVVKGTTNGTSTDFDGNFTLRATTNSGTIAVSFIGYKTKEVAFSSAKASLGTIKLEEDANSLEEIVIKGIIDIAKDRETPVAVSTIKASEIQEKLGSQEFPEILSNTPSVYATKSGGGFGDARIDIRGFSQENIAVLINGVPVNDMENGRVFWSNWAGLADVTTAMQVQRGLGSSKLAISSVGGTINIVTKTTDKKQGGTVMSSIGNDGYFKNLVSYSTGKNENGFAASVLLSRTAGDGYVDGTQFEGYNYFIGLGWELNDNHDLQFLLTGAPQTHNQRTTSFFNMATLSDYLRYGKKYNYNHGYLNGKEFNWRKNFYHKPLTSINWNWNINEKSSLTTSAYVSFGRGGGTGDIGRLGGNFASSSRFRDPNTGLVQWDEIVKANSGQGGNFASGYSYANSPDPTTGTFIVNDDGLRSTDIPAGLERRNGFIRRASVNSHNWYGLLSNYNVELNENLSLDFGIDLRSYRGIHYRRIDNLLGADGYRDNDNINKPLNTLTTEYSSDLSSQWNVFRDTDDEEKINYHNDGKVRWFGTFTQLEYKKDNISAFVQAAISQQGYKRIDFFNYLDSDPAQETNWQNFIGGNIKAGLNWNINEVHNVFGNIGYYSKQPFFDAIFLNFRNDINPDAVNEKVFGVELGYGIKSERFKANVNVYRTQWKDRFVFFGFENAQGEEGNAQLQGITQLHTGAELDFTFDVTDQVRLLGTASVGNWRYKDRITGTAFDDFQNPIGTIDLDVEDVKVGNSPQSIFRIGFDVKPFENFKIDINQRFNDRLFSALVIDDSLSDDATTLDPAIELPGYSLTDLGLSYKWNLTESQSINFRLNVNNLFDEEYIAESATNYEVGRRGNFETYRGINTDNKLFFGFGRTWNFTARYNF, encoded by the coding sequence ATGAAACATTTTAAAAACTTATTATTTGTACTGTTATTTTTTGTAACGGCGACAGTTTTGGGGCAAACAAAACTTACAGGAAAGGTTGTAGATGAAACCAACCAACCATTACCAGGAGCTAGTGTTGTTGTAAAAGGTACAACAAACGGTACATCAACAGATTTTGATGGGAATTTTACTTTAAGAGCAACAACAAACTCAGGAACAATTGCAGTTTCTTTTATTGGTTACAAAACAAAAGAAGTTGCTTTTTCTTCTGCAAAAGCAAGCTTAGGAACTATCAAACTTGAAGAAGACGCAAATTCTTTAGAAGAAATAGTTATTAAAGGAATTATTGATATTGCTAAAGATAGAGAGACGCCTGTTGCAGTTTCTACTATTAAGGCTTCTGAAATTCAAGAAAAATTAGGATCTCAAGAATTTCCTGAAATTTTAAGTAATACACCATCAGTTTATGCAACAAAATCTGGAGGGGGTTTTGGAGATGCTAGAATTGATATTAGAGGTTTTTCTCAAGAAAACATTGCAGTTTTAATTAATGGTGTTCCTGTTAACGATATGGAAAATGGAAGAGTTTTTTGGTCTAACTGGGCAGGTTTAGCAGATGTTACCACAGCTATGCAAGTACAAAGAGGTTTAGGTTCTTCTAAACTAGCAATTTCTTCTGTTGGAGGTACAATAAACATCGTAACAAAAACAACAGATAAAAAACAAGGTGGTACTGTTATGTCTTCTATTGGGAATGATGGGTACTTTAAAAACTTAGTAAGCTACTCAACAGGTAAAAATGAAAATGGTTTTGCAGCTTCAGTTTTACTTAGTAGAACTGCTGGAGATGGATATGTTGATGGTACTCAATTTGAGGGCTATAACTACTTTATTGGTTTAGGATGGGAGTTAAATGATAATCATGACTTACAGTTTTTATTAACAGGCGCTCCCCAAACACACAATCAAAGAACCACGAGTTTTTTTAACATGGCCACTTTAAGTGATTATTTAAGGTATGGAAAAAAATACAACTATAATCATGGTTATTTAAATGGAAAGGAGTTTAATTGGAGAAAAAACTTTTATCATAAACCTTTAACCTCTATTAATTGGAACTGGAATATCAATGAAAAATCTTCTTTAACTACATCTGCTTACGTATCTTTTGGTAGAGGTGGAGGAACAGGTGATATTGGTCGTTTAGGTGGAAATTTTGCAAGCTCAAGTAGATTTAGAGATCCTAATACCGGTTTAGTACAATGGGATGAAATCGTAAAAGCAAATTCTGGACAAGGGGGTAACTTTGCAAGTGGTTACTCTTACGCTAATTCACCAGATCCTACAACTGGTACTTTTATTGTAAATGACGACGGACTAAGAAGCACAGATATTCCTGCAGGTTTAGAAAGAAGAAATGGATTTATTAGAAGAGCATCTGTTAACTCTCACAATTGGTATGGTTTATTATCGAACTACAATGTTGAATTAAACGAAAACTTAAGCTTAGATTTTGGTATCGATTTACGTTCTTATAGAGGTATCCACTATAGAAGAATTGATAATTTATTAGGGGCTGATGGTTATCGTGATAATGATAACATTAATAAACCTTTAAATACATTAACAACTGAATATTCTTCTGACTTATCAAGTCAATGGAATGTATTTAGAGATACTGATGATGAAGAAAAAATCAACTATCACAATGACGGTAAAGTACGTTGGTTTGGTACTTTTACACAATTAGAGTACAAAAAAGATAATATTTCTGCTTTTGTTCAAGCTGCAATTTCTCAACAAGGATATAAGAGAATTGATTTCTTTAACTATTTAGATTCAGATCCAGCCCAAGAAACTAATTGGCAAAACTTTATTGGTGGCAACATAAAAGCAGGTCTTAACTGGAACATTAATGAAGTACATAATGTATTTGGTAACATAGGGTACTACTCTAAACAGCCATTTTTTGATGCAATCTTTTTAAACTTTAGAAACGATATAAATCCAGATGCTGTGAATGAAAAAGTATTTGGTGTAGAACTTGGTTATGGTATTAAATCGGAACGATTTAAAGCAAATGTAAATGTTTACAGAACGCAATGGAAAGATAGATTTGTTTTCTTTGGTTTTGAAAACGCTCAAGGAGAAGAAGGTAATGCTCAATTACAAGGAATAACTCAATTACATACAGGAGCTGAGTTAGATTTTACTTTTGATGTTACAGATCAGGTAAGGCTTTTAGGTACAGCCTCAGTTGGTAATTGGAGATATAAAGATAGAATTACTGGTACTGCATTTGATGATTTTCAAAACCCAATAGGAACTATTGATTTAGATGTAGAAGATGTAAAAGTAGGCAACTCTCCACAGTCTATTTTTAGAATAGGTTTTGATGTAAAACCGTTTGAAAACTTTAAAATAGATATTAATCAGAGATTTAACGATAGATTATTCTCGGCATTAGTAATTGACGACTCTTTAAGTGATGATGCAACAACTTTAGATCCAGCAATTGAACTACCTGGTTATTCTTTAACAGATTTAGGACTTTCTTATAAATGGAACCTTACAGAAAGTCAATCAATTAATTTTAGATTAAATGTTAATAACTTATTTGATGAGGAATATATTGCTGAATCTGCTACGAATTACGAAGTAGGTAGAAGAGGAAATTTTGAGACCTATAGAGGAATCAATACAGATAACAAATTGTTTTTTGGTTTCGGAAGAACATGGAACTTTACAGCTCGATACAACTTTTAA
- the pgi gene encoding glucose-6-phosphate isomerase — MALKNINPTQTNAWQKLTNHFNDVKNINIKDLYKDENRKQDFSIEFNDLLVDFSKNRITQETIDLLVELAKEVDLKDAIEKQFSGEIINVTEGRAVLHTALRSTTETPVLVNGKNVKPQIQTALRKIRSFSNKVISGKWKGFTGKSITDIVNIGIGGSDLGPDMIVESLQYYKNHLTTHFVSNIDGDHVSEIIKKLNPETTLFVIVSKTFTTQETITNAETIKNWFLKSATIFDIPKHFVAVSTNLEAVDNFGIDKANVFPMWNWVGGRFSLWSAVGLSISLSVGFDNYRALLDGAEEMDVHFKNTDFDKNIPVILALLSIWYNNFYGAETEAVLPYTQYLKKLPDYLQQAIMESNGKGVDRNGDKINYQTGTIVWGSTGTNMQHAFMQLVHQGTKLIPADFIGYKESLYGLTDHHKKLMANYYAQMDALAFGKTKEEVHLELKFSGDKDKVAKLLPFKVFEGNRPSNAILFDKLTPRSLGKLVALYEHKIYTQGILWNIYSYDQFGVELGKELAKKLLNKQ; from the coding sequence ATGGCATTAAAAAACATCAATCCGACCCAAACAAATGCGTGGCAAAAATTAACAAATCACTTTAATGATGTAAAGAATATCAATATTAAAGATTTGTATAAAGATGAAAATAGAAAACAAGATTTTTCTATAGAATTTAACGATTTATTAGTCGATTTTTCTAAAAATAGAATCACGCAAGAAACCATTGATTTATTAGTAGAATTAGCCAAAGAAGTCGATTTAAAAGATGCGATTGAAAAGCAATTTAGTGGAGAAATTATTAACGTTACAGAAGGTAGAGCAGTGTTACACACAGCTTTAAGAAGCACTACTGAAACCCCAGTTTTGGTAAACGGAAAAAACGTAAAACCCCAAATACAAACTGCTTTAAGAAAAATTAGAAGCTTTAGCAACAAAGTTATTTCTGGAAAATGGAAAGGATTTACAGGTAAATCGATTACAGATATTGTAAACATTGGTATTGGTGGAAGCGATTTAGGCCCAGATATGATTGTAGAATCGTTACAATATTATAAAAATCATTTAACAACACATTTTGTCTCAAATATAGATGGAGATCACGTTTCAGAAATTATAAAAAAACTAAACCCAGAAACAACGTTATTTGTAATTGTGTCTAAAACATTTACCACGCAAGAAACCATTACAAATGCAGAAACCATTAAAAATTGGTTCTTAAAATCGGCAACAATTTTCGATATTCCCAAACACTTTGTGGCGGTTTCAACAAATTTAGAAGCAGTAGATAATTTCGGAATAGACAAAGCAAACGTTTTTCCAATGTGGAACTGGGTTGGAGGTCGTTTTTCTTTATGGTCTGCAGTGGGTTTGTCTATCAGTTTATCTGTCGGATTTGATAATTACCGAGCTTTATTAGATGGAGCAGAAGAAATGGATGTGCATTTTAAAAATACAGATTTCGATAAAAACATTCCTGTAATTTTAGCCTTATTAAGCATTTGGTATAATAATTTTTATGGAGCAGAAACAGAAGCAGTTTTACCTTACACACAATACTTAAAAAAATTACCAGACTATTTACAACAAGCCATTATGGAAAGTAATGGGAAAGGAGTAGATAGAAATGGCGATAAAATAAACTACCAAACAGGTACCATTGTTTGGGGTAGTACAGGTACCAATATGCAACACGCATTTATGCAGTTGGTGCATCAAGGAACCAAATTAATTCCTGCCGATTTTATTGGTTACAAAGAATCTTTATACGGTTTAACAGATCATCATAAAAAATTAATGGCCAATTATTATGCACAAATGGACGCTTTGGCTTTTGGTAAAACCAAAGAAGAAGTACATTTAGAGTTAAAATTTTCTGGCGATAAAGATAAAGTTGCAAAATTATTACCCTTTAAAGTCTTCGAAGGAAACCGACCAAGCAATGCAATTCTTTTTGATAAACTTACCCCTCGTTCTTTAGGTAAATTAGTCGCTTTATACGAACATAAAATCTACACCCAAGGCATTCTATGGAATATTTACAGTTACGACCAATTTGGTGTAGAATTAGGTAAAGAATTAGCAAAAAAACTATTAAATAAACAGTAA